CTTGTCGACGTCCGGGCGGATGTACGGGACGATCTCCTCGACGTCGAGTTCGGAGAGGTCCGGCTGACCGGGCCAGCCCGTCGGCATCGGCATCTCGTGGAACTGCCGGAGCGCGCGCAGGCGGCGCTCGAGCATCCACTCGGGTTCGTCCTTGTCCTCGGAGATCATCCGGATGACCTCCTCGGTCAGCCCCTTCTCGGACCTGACCGCGGCGCGCTCCTCCTGCTTGAAGTCGAAGCGGGCCTCGGTGTCCGTGTCTTTGAGGTGATCTTGTTCGGAACTCATGATGTTTCGTGATTCTGGTTAGCGTCCGTAGGGTCTTGAGGGTTTGTCTAGGCGAATCCGGTTACGAGCGCGGTCAGGCCGCCTCGTAGACTTCCTCGCGGACCCAGTCGTACCCCTTGTCCTCGAGCTCCTCGGCGAGCGACGCGTCGCCGCTCTTGACGATCTCGCCGTCGAGCATGATGTGGACGTGGTCGGGTTTGACGTAGTCGAGGATCCGCTGGTAGTGGGTGATCTGCAGGACGCCGGTGCCCTCCTCGTCGCGCAGGGCGTTGATCCCGTTCGAGACGTCCTGCAGGCGGTCGATGTCCAGCCCGGAGTCGATCTCGTCGAGCACGGCGATCGACGGTTCGAGGATCGCGGCCTGGAGCACCTCGTTTTGCTTCTTCTCGCCGCCGGAGAAACCGGCGTTGAGGTACCGCTGGGCGAACTTCTCGTCCATGTCGAGTTGCTCCATCTTCTCCGAGAGGATCTTCTGGAACTCGGCGACGCCGATCTCGCCCTCGTCGGCGGGGCCTTCCATCGGCGACGTCTCGTAGCCGCCTTCCGCTTCTTCCTCTTCCTCCTCGTCGTCGTCCTCCTCG
The Salinilacihabitans rarus DNA segment above includes these coding regions:
- a CDS encoding ABC transporter ATP-binding protein, which translates into the protein MARLELRNLHAKVAEGDEQILRGVDLEVESGEIHALMGPNGSGKSTMAKIIAGHPAYEVTEGEILLHLEEGEFGDEIEISEDVRTWDILDLEPNERAALGIFLGFQYPAEIEGVTMTNFLRTALNAKIEEREELFEEDDDEEEEEEAEGGYETSPMEGPADEGEIGVAEFQKILSEKMEQLDMDEKFAQRYLNAGFSGGEKKQNEVLQAAILEPSIAVLDEIDSGLDIDRLQDVSNGINALRDEEGTGVLQITHYQRILDYVKPDHVHIMLDGEIVKSGDASLAEELEDKGYDWVREEVYEAA